CAATTGGTGATTGAGTTTaatgatttgaatctacttgtttatTATGTTAAGTTTGTTCTAATATAAATCTGaccttgttgaattgtcctaatgttgttgattgggagttagttcATTAGTCAATTGATAGGCTTAAATTGGTTATAACTGAGGTTTCATACAGGTTTAAAAAGATTGGGGTAGGATAGTAATCACATGGGTTTTAGGGGATAATTTGGGACTTAAAAGTTTtaaaatggttagtttaagtgttctgtccagtaagtactaatgtagcattaaactaatgcatttgtttattagttgtggggaacaaaacataatagcatggggaGGCCTGATGAGAATGAAATTAAAGTATGTACTACCCATAACCATTGagttaaataaagaaaagacaagggttagTGGTGAACAAGTGAATCAAAAACAGAACAAAACATACTCTAATGGAGTTCTaaagaatatcatgggcagaattagtttcttaattctgctTGAGTGCTCTTACGAGctggcagggtcagtgtttgggtataaagGGAGGAGTCCGGGATCAGTCTGAAGGAGAGAggaagttttggagagtttttttTTAAGTGCAGTCTTAGACAACATTTTAAAAGAAGGCATTCAGCTTTTTAGAGTTGGGGAGAGTTTAAGAACAAAAAACCAAAATATATTGCAATTAGTTCTCTTAGGTTCTGCATTTGATCCTTCTTTAATCAGTAAAAAAGAGCATTGCAAGCTTGAAGTAAAGTGCCTAATTTTCAATTGTTGGGGGGTAGTTCCAGCCTGTTTACTAGAGTGTTTGAGGTTCACTGGTTGgttttcttgttgagtttgagGTCCAATTAGTTGCTCGgagttatttgttgttgctgtttggtcTCACAACTGGTTATGAGCTGTGGTCAAGTGTTTTTTCTGATTTGAAACTGGGTTTGGAGCTGTTTCTGAATTCCAATTGACTGTCTGCTGGTGTtatttgctgctgttgttgtttgCTGTGctgtactgctgctgacttcctcTTTATTCTTCTATTCACTCCAATCTAGGTACACAACTAAGCTCAATTTGATGTAGCTTTGAGATGTAAACATGAAATGGAAGTGCCCGGGCCTTTAATTATTTGATGTTGTACCTGTAGCTCAGTAGATATAGATGATAAGTAGTTGTATTGTCCAATTTGATCTATAACTCAATGAAATGTAAATTGTGAGGTTTGTACCTAATTAGGACTGTTTAGGCTGTTAATTCATGTACATTAGTTGTAAACTTAGTATAGTTTAGTACTGATTTCAGTTAACATTGAGTTAAAAATCGAATATCAGTATTGTTTGGACCTACAACTAATCCAGAAGTCAACATGTGGTGCTTATTCCGATTTCAGGTTAAACGCGCTTTTAAAACAGCCCAACATGCTAGTTATTGATGTCCTCTCCTTTGTTCGTGAAGCTCACTATTTCGACGTAGGAACAAGTAATTGCATGTTCATGGTTAATATCAATAGTCTACTCGAATTTGAATCAGTTAACTTATTCATGAATGTTAGCAGAATCAAATAACCGAGTCGTGTAGTTCAAACTCGACCCAGCATATGGATTGGGTTCTTTGGACCTAAAGTTGAAATGACATTTGGCCTACTAATTTTCAATTGATAGACTATAGAATTTTCTAATATTAACTAATTAGCCCCCCCACCCCCCTTTTATttctttagagacaaataaatagaagaatAATAGTCATTTTGGGATtagcctttaaataataaatgagacgagcctcgccaaataaaacgcagaagttgcggggccctcagtaaatattgcgTTAAAATACTTTAGATGTCGGGACGGACCGTCTAatgaatttcacggctttcctcaaaataataacgcgctactcactttaggcgcgcttttaataagttactttcttaaactcgggtgcacatttatgtgatccgaatccaaatctcaacgaagtcgaaatgtgtcaataaccacgggtgcattgatgtgacgtggttcgagacgtgttttcacgacgttgcaattctctcttaaaataacaacaataaaagcgggaaagagttaaaatttgcacacgggtccaacatgtataaaatcagataaataagccgaatatgacagttgagcgaccgtgctagaaccacggaactcaggaatacctaacaccttctcccgggttaacagaattcattatcaggatttctggttcgcggattgtaatacagagtcatttcttttcctcgattcgggatacaaccggtgacttggtacaccataaatctcccaagtggcgactctgaattaaataaacaaatcctgtttcgattgtcctttaaatggaaaaactcccctacgccTCTGCcggcgcaggtaaaaaggaggtatgacaataCTGTCCATGTATTCTGAATTTCTCTATCTAGAAAATTAAATGTTCACATATGAAAATTTCAATTTTCTCCGCCATCTCCTATAAGTCTAGGTTTTCTTGATCGACATAACAATTTGAAGATCAATAATAGGATCAACTGATAGTCAAACAGAAATAAATAATTCCTCTAACTTTCAAACTTCAGATCGAGAAGATTTTAGTTTTCTTCcctttagaaaaaaaaatataattcagtaatttttttaatttaataaacTACATCTAGAACTTATCAAATAATTCATCTTTGTTTTTTCTTCAATATTATCTGTTTATTCATCTAAACAAGATTAAAATAATTTCCTCGTCCACTGTCGTGAGATACACATACAGAACGCGTATTGTACAGATGAAGTGGTGAATAGGTTAGAGACAAAGAAGGGACTGAGGGGGTTTGCATTTGGGGGGGACCACTTTCAGACACTTTTATATTAGGGAGTGAGTGAGTTCCAgtccaaaaaaagaaagaaaatcatccAATACGAACATAATTTTAAAAGGAGTATTATCACTTTTAAcccgcgccagaaactatttacatctggTAGTCGAAaaagtataatttttgtatatagcatatagaatatatatatatatatatatatatatatatatatatatatatatatatatatatatatatatatatatatatatatatatatacaaaaaatatataaattttatacaatttttcgactattatttttaCAACAGCTATACAATATTATTTTTCCATATTAAATATAAGTAGTACAATAGTATGGTTTTTAATTAGTAAACAAGTAAGTCGGCTGACGTGACAACATGCTTTTTGGTAGAGCCCCCTCCTCCCACGGCTACAGCCAGCACCAGGAGCCTAGAAAAGTATAGGCACCAGTTCAAGCAAGCAGATTAGCTCCCTCATTCTCTTATTGTGCCGGCAGGCCTGGGCGAACGAGGTAGGGTTAGATTAGATGGAGGAGGACTGCGAACGTCCGTCCCATGAAGCGCCAGGGAACCATGCATTCCTCCCGGGCTGGGCTCTCGCGTGTCCGGGATCCGATCAGATCTACCAGCGACCGGTTTACGGAACAAGGAGTTAAGCAAGGGCCAGGAGATTGATAAAAGAACCTGGCCGAAGTCAGTCTTGTGTTCAATTCCGCGGTTGGAAGGATTTCTTTCTGCCATCTGTCTTTCCCTTCTCTCTCTTCTCTTAGCAAAGGTAGGTTCAAGTCAAACTTTTTTTTGGCTTGCGGGCTCGGGGACTGCAGTCAGCTGCTTCCCTTGTAGTCGTCAGCTCGTTCTTGACAGATCCGATCGGGTGTTCATAATCTGGAGTAAAAGGATTCGAACCTTTGCATGCCGGTACCAAAAACCGATGCCTTACCACTTGGCTATACTCCATAGGCCTGTTTTGGACGGTAGGAACGGGGAGAGGGGGAAGGGAGAAGCAGGGCTCGAAGAACGAGCCGTGCAAGGACGCGGGGATATAGCAAGTAAGCAGCAAGGTTCTCCCCTTAGGACCGACTACAACAAGCTCGCGACTCTAATAGAAAGAAAGGGTAAGCTCTCTGCTCTATTTGCTTGCAATGCTATGCCTATCAAAGTTGGCTATGGGCAGGCTTGACTTTGACTAGTAGGAAGAAATTCAACATATGATATGGGCCGACAAAAAATGTAACTCActtactttatttatttttcttgaatatgCCAATATCTTGCtgtaatatattattatttttacaactaTAAATAAGCTGTGAAGAAAGCCAAGGATTCTTCCAACTCTCAACTTGAATACATTTTTATACTTTTCTCTTGATTTTCTTCTTACCTTCCTACAACTTGGTCTTCTAGACTTCTTCCTTAGTTcactatttaaaccttctaatTCATTCAGTCGATATCAGTTTGAAAAAGCAAACGTTTCTGAATTAAAGAGGAAATCATTTTACTTGATATTTCTtagaagaaaatttaaaaaagCAATGGAATTTACAAGTTTAGTTGATACTTCTTTGGATCTGAATTTTAGACCTCTTCGAGTTCCTGATGGAGTACCGGTAAGCATATGAGATAATTAAATTTGCAATATATATCATGCATATATTTCCCGAATTTAATAATTATATATTCTTTGGTTTAATTTGGAATATTGAGTCATTTCATTTGATTTCAGAAACAAGAAGTTGAGAGTAATTTTATTGGGCTTGGAATAGATCACACGCCAGTCAAGGATGAGGTTTGTAAATTAATCTTTTTCTTGTTTCCTTCTCTTTGTTAACTTTTCTTGCTTAATATTAGTTAGAAAATACCAAATCTTTCTTCATCTCGATTAATTAATTGATAAATATGTAATTATGAAAGatagaactttttcttttgtggAGAGTGATATACTCCTTTAGGGAGGTTATTCACGAATTCAGATTAGTCTGAACAATGAGCTTTGAATATCATATGGTTGGGAAAAATGACGAcgacaacaacaacccagtaaaatctcatAGGTGAAGAGTCTGCGGAGGGtagtacgcagaccttacccgaCCCCGATggagtagagagactgttttccgatagaccctcggcgcaagaaaacaaaaaagacgAAAAGAAACAATATATCAATACCATCAACAGAAAccatagaaataataacaacatCATAAGAACCAGAAAATAGACGAAACGCAATAACAACAACCAATAATTcggaaaaatgataaattttcttaattttcttttgttttgtgttgtgtTGTCTATGCAGGCAAGTGATTTGTTAGAGGAACTAAATAGAGTAAGTGCTGAAAACAAGAAGCTGACGGAGATGTTAACAGTGATGTGCCAGAATTACAATGCATTGAGAAACCAAGTAACGGAGTATATGAGCAAGCACaatactactgctactactacttcaGCTGATGATCATAGCGCTggatcaaagaaaagaaaatctgaAAACAATGAAATATTGAAATCAATTCAAGGAGAGAGTAGCTCAAGTGATGAAGACAACTCTTGTACAAAGAAACCAAGAGAAGAGCACATTAAAACTAAGACAACTAGAGTTTATGTTAGAACTGAACCATCTGATACTTCTCTTGTAAGTTCCCAATACTGTAAATGTTCTTGATCATCATCTGTTTAATTTAATGTTTTCAATTTATATTGAGTATTGAACGCaatatttattaatatttttgtgcaGATTGTGAAGGATGGATATCAATGGAGGAAATATGGTCAGAAAGTAACAAGAGACAGCCCATCTCCAAGAGCTTATTTCAAGTGTTCTTTTGCTCCTACCTGCCTCGTTAAAAAGAAGGTACTTTAAACTTCAGACCTCCAAACAAATCTAAGTATTCTAAAAAGGCAGCCCGCGCACTAAGCTCTAGTTATGTGCGGGGCAGGAGAAGGGTCGGATCACGAGGgtttattgtacgcagccttaccctgcatttctacaaGAGGCTGTTTTCACGGCTTGAACCCGTAACCTCCTGGTTACATGGCAGCAACTAAATTTAACGCATTCTGAAtgattaaattctcattttatgtGATTCTAGCTTCATGGAACTAATATGTAGCTCAAAACCAGTGCTGAAAAAAAATTTGATTAAGGTCTAATATGTAAATCGAAAAGCAAAAATAATGTCAATAGCTTTTTTAGGATGCATATGACAAAATTATTATTTCTTTGATTGTAAATTGATTCTTCCTGACGTATAGTTAAACTAAGAGTGTTAAAAAAAATATCTCATGTCTTTTTCGACTAGAAAACAACTCAACAAGTAGGACTGTAGGAGTTATTAATTAGCTAGCCCGACTTTCCTTGAAATTTCTTAATTGTAGTAACTACTTCCAGATATTTTATGGATGGTATAAAATTTGGTGGCCTAACCTCAGACGCAAATTTAGAATAGTTTTCATAGGTTAAACTTAACTTATTATTTCGATTTAAACTAGGTATACATATGGAAAAAGCATTTAAAATGTATGCATACGATAAAGTGACACTCATTTTGATTTCATTTATAACTAACTCTAAATCTTGAATTCGTTTCTGCCCACTCGATTCTTCTCTAACAATGAGTTGTTAATTTAATAGGTGCAGAGAAGCGTAGAAGATCAGTCAATTCTAGTGGCAACATATGAAGGAGAACACAACCATTCACATCCCTCTAAAATGGACGCCGTTACAACTTCCCCGTCAAGCCGTTTAAACGGGAAGAGTACTCTTGGggttactgcttcagtgccatgtCAGACTCTCAACAGCACAGAACCCAAAAACATGTTACAAATTGAAGATAAGAAAGTGGCTAGTAGTACAAGTACTAGTACTGTAGGTGGACATAAGCGCAAATCATTATCAGGAGGAGCTGATAATAATAATCATCAAAATAGACCAGAGTTTCAGCATTTTTTGATTGAACAAATGGCTACTTCCTTGACAAAAGATCCAAGTTTTCAAGCTGCCTTAGCTGCCGCCATTTCGGGAAAATTCCTACCAAATAATCACACggataaataaattattaaataaaaCCAAACCTCATTATTGATGATTGGTGGACAGACAGACAGTTGTTCAGTGTTTTTGACTCATTGAAAGGTTCCAGAGAAACACAGCCCACCGCACTCCCCCACTAGAAAATGTTGTAAAATGTAAATACTGTTATTGTCTCTTAGGGACATAGTAGGTTGGACTAGGAGGTGCACGTGGGAATGGGATCTTGATTTGGGCTAATTTTCCATGGCAGCCAAAATTGGTTAGGTCTCAATTTACTCTGAGTCTCACAACATCGAGATTTTGGAGGACTTAGATTATCGTTGTTGAATTCGGTGATTTCTGCAATATACGAAATAAGGTTTAAAATTCTATACTTGATCAGATTTGAATTGCTATATTTGGTATGAACTTAATTTTTTGTATAACTGACTGGTTTTTTTGATCGACTCTAACATGTTATTCATTTATTTTCACGTTACCACAACATGCTTAGTGTACATTATCTGCAGTTAGCTCTTAAATAATCGGATAGTGTAGATATTCTTTTGCAATTAATTGGATGAGATTTATCTAGTCTGTTAACTATATGTTTTTCTTTCGTTTTCTGGTCACTTTGACGGAATCCAAAAATTCAGGCCGTGTTGAAGTCAAAAGCAGAAAAGACCATATACGTGAGGAGGAGAAGTTAAAAAGGAGAGATTTTGGGAGCATAAGTACCGCGAGCTAAGGATTATTATAATTCAGGGTCATGGTAAGACTAAAACAAAAATAGCTTATGCTACTCGCCTAGTTTTTAAATGTTAATGTCAGCGCAATTCAAGTTGATTTTCAAACCTGCAAAGTTAATGCCTGCCTCGACCACAAACGTTGACCTGAAAATAATGTATTAACTTTGTAATCTCTTCTGGTGGGGCCCCTTCGGGATGACCCAATTGGTTTGGAGGACGGTTATCCATACATATGAGCTGGGGTCAATCCCCCCTCAGCCTTCTGGGACGAGCCTGTCAAGCGGGGCTTGTCTAGGCAGTGACAGAGGTTGTAGCGACTACCGATTTTTCTGGAGTTCCAAAAAATCTCTTCTGGTAGCGGAACAGAAAGcgataataacaacaacaatccagtataatcccactagtgagGTCTCAaaaaggtagtgtgtacgcagaccttacccctactctggggtagagaggctgtttccaaacaGAAAGCTATAACGTTAGTAGTAAAACAAATATAGAGACAGCATATAACATAAAATGTAGAAAAGTATTAGTCAACCACCATTTCCTAAGCTTGTCTTTTAATGTAATCTATGTTTTTTTCGTCATTCTTTTTCAGATGTAATTTCTTAACCTGGAACGCTGGATGATTAGCGACTCACTTGTCCAGCCAACTTAATTTTCCCCACTTAAAACCTACTCCACCTTGCCCAGTTTTGCCTAGGCCTATGACATTAATTTTTTTATCAAATTGTATACACACAGCCTACGCAAATTCCTCTTAAATTTTCATCGCTACCCCTACTTAGCTGCAGATAGCCTAAAGCCTGAGATGTACACAGCAGCGGGAAAAAATAATAGCAAGGTCATTTATACACAAGCACTTGCCGCCCTTTCAACTGTATCGCAAACAAGGGCGCAAAGCCACCAAATCTACTACTAGGAGTATAAATTACATATCACTACTTTGACGCCTTGACACAATTCACTATGTGGATAAATTGAAGTCAGCAATAGCTCTTATAAGACCCATTTCAGTTTCATCCTTGAGTTGTTGTTTCACTTCAGTCTTGGCCACAAGGCCATCATCTTTGTCCATTCCATCAATTGCAGCTACACAATCATGAAATCTGAAGCAACTAATGAGATGGTCGTTTGTAATTCCAGCTACTTGCATGAAAGAGTACACAACAGTAGGCCCGACTCCTCTGAATCCTCTTTTAACTAGGTCTTTGCTTATCCCTTCTGCTTTTGATGTCTTCATTGGCACCTGCCTTGCATATCGGAACTGACTAACTATAGGTTTGTTGTTCACAAAACCCCACATGTATTTGTCGAAAGATCCAAGCTCATCGATTATCTGAGAGGATAACAAGGGCATGGCGTCAAAAATTGTTTCCAAGTAACAATTACTACTCACTGACGCTGTTATATTGAGGAGCCCAATATGGATTTTACTTTAATATTTAAACAAGACAAGTTATGATTTAGACTACTTTTATGTAGTCTAAAGTATATAGTTCCTATTTCAAAAGAACTAAATAAAAGCCGCTATCCAAATTCACACAAAAAAAATTAATGATTTGACCCTCATACTCCGAAATCCTtacttttaaaagaaaagaaaaaaatatttgagAAATAtcgtttctctttctcctttcaGAAGCTCTTTGTTATTTAATATACCCCACTTCTAGAATACCGCACCTATTAAAAACACAGCTAATGCCTTATATTTCATAATCATATCATATCTGTAGTTTCTGACTTTAACAGCACATCACATGCAGCTGCCAactattttgaaaattttgcaccAAGTACAGAAACCCATCAGTTTTCTGAGAAGCAGAATTATCGACGGAAAGGCTTTCTGCTCAAGACAGCTGATACAACAAACGTAGACCAATTAACTTGAAAACTATTGGGCTCTAATTTATTTGCAGCGAAGAAGCAATTTCCTGTTGCTATCTTCTTTAATTATCTAACGATGGTCCCACAGCCTCCTATTACGTTTTGTAAAATTGACAGCCATCTTGGTGGAATTATCTAAGTATTTCGATTTATGACGAAAAAGAGCCAAGCACTGAGTAGAACCCAGTACAAATTCTTCTTCAAGACAAGGACAACCCAGTAAGAGAGAAAACTTTGCACATACCTTACAGGTTTGGCGTGCATTTTCAATAATTGCCCGCAGCTTTACCTCTGATAAGAGAGTGCTGGCAGGACTTCCTGGTGGTGCTATCTTCTTCTCATTTAGTTTTGAGACTGCAACTGGGTCAAAATTTTGAAAGACTTCTCTGCATAACAAATAGTTCCAGCTTTTGTAAGGCAACCAGATATGAAACAATAACCCATGTTCTGGTACTCCAAAGCACTGGTGCAGAGCTTAATGTACCTAAACGTATGCCTTTTACTGAGAATTGCTGGCCATGAGAGTTCAGCTAATGCGGTGCATAGACTGAGAAGTTCAAAAAGTTTCCTGTAAAATAGCAGTAACTCAGACTGAGCATCACATGAAATTGCCTTGTCATTGCATGCTGCAGAAGAATAAGAAAATACAAAGTAGGAGTACGCACTTGTCGTCATGGACTGGAACTCCCCATTCCTCATCATGAAAAGCAGCATATGATGGATCTTTTGGCAAAATGAAACCAATTAGCAGAGGGAACTAATAAGAACGTAACATCTACATTATAACAACAATATATCCTGCAAAAGGGATTACTACCAATATAATGGCAAATTCCAAAACTGGATCAATAACAGAATCCATCACAAACAATGAATTAACCCCAATCGCAGACTTACAAGGATTAGCTACATGAGTCTTCTGTCTCATTTTCCCCTCTGTTCAACCCATTTTATTCCACTACCAAATAATTTGTCTTTAAGGGAAAAATTAGGCTTCCCGTCACGGAGATATACTACCGGAATAGCACTCCCGACAAATAATAAACCTATATGgatccttttttcttttaaatgaAGTAAGGTATTGCATTAaatgcatcaagaagatgcaaaaTAGATACAAGAGAAAACTTGGTTAACTCCTAATAGAAAAACAAACCTTTTTAGAACAGGGAGTTAACCAAGACCAAAAAGGAATGGCGACTAAACCATTCAGAGGAAACCTATATGGATCCTTTG
This sequence is a window from Nicotiana sylvestris chromosome 3, ASM39365v2, whole genome shotgun sequence. Protein-coding genes within it:
- the LOC104248005 gene encoding probable WRKY transcription factor 40, with protein sequence MEFTSLVDTSLDLNFRPLRVPDGVPKQEVESNFIGLGIDHTPVKDEASDLLEELNRVSAENKKLTEMLTVMCQNYNALRNQVTEYMSKHNTTATTTSADDHSAGSKKRKSENNEILKSIQGESSSSDEDNSCTKKPREEHIKTKTTRVYVRTEPSDTSLIVKDGYQWRKYGQKVTRDSPSPRAYFKCSFAPTCLVKKKVQRSVEDQSILVATYEGEHNHSHPSKMDAVTTSPSSRLNGKSTLGVTASVPCQTLNSTEPKNMLQIEDKKVASSTSTSTVGGHKRKSLSGGADNNNHQNRPEFQHFLIEQMATSLTKDPSFQAALAAAISGKFLPNNHTDK
- the LOC104248004 gene encoding uncharacterized protein, whose translation is MSGGPRVKSMNHADSEVRPVLGPAGNKARSVELRKPIEKPVKTNNKPAETEESKGKKFPGADPLPQSKSPVAASKKCGSVPSILRQQQDHRTLLMRPNLSLNASCSSDASTDSSHSRASTGKLSRGSLTPKSGRRKQCSPKVDKSEKSGKSVGESESLSPSPVSGDASVIKKRCAWVTPTTDPSYAAFHDEEWGVPVHDDKKLFELLSLCTALAELSWPAILSKRHTFREVFQNFDPVAVSKLNEKKIAPPGSPASTLLSEVKLRAIIENARQTCKIIDELGSFDKYMWGFVNNKPIVSQFRYARQVPMKTSKAEGISKDLVKRGFRGVGPTVVYSFMQVAGITNDHLISCFRFHDCVAAIDGMDKDDGLVAKTEVKQQLKDETEMGLIRAIADFNLST